The Mycolicibacterium doricum genome includes a region encoding these proteins:
- the purN gene encoding phosphoribosylglycinamide formyltransferase produces the protein MQQPLRVPPSAPARLVVLASGTGSLLASLLKSAVGDYPARVVAVGTDRKCAALDIAAAAQLPTYTVRLGEYPDRAAWDAAITAATAEHGPDLVVSAGFMKILGPQFLDRFPGRVVNTHPALLPAFPGAHAVAESLAYGVRVTGCTVHLVDAGMDTGPILAQEGVAVHDGDDEATLHERIKVVERRLLADVLAAMAQRGVTWTGRKATIG, from the coding sequence GTGCAGCAACCGCTCCGTGTGCCTCCGAGCGCACCTGCACGGCTGGTGGTGCTCGCGTCGGGCACGGGATCGCTGCTGGCCTCGCTGCTCAAGTCGGCCGTCGGTGACTACCCTGCCCGCGTCGTCGCCGTCGGAACCGACCGCAAGTGTGCCGCTCTCGACATCGCCGCGGCCGCCCAGCTGCCCACCTACACCGTGCGGCTCGGGGAGTACCCCGACCGTGCCGCGTGGGACGCCGCGATCACCGCGGCGACCGCCGAACACGGACCCGACCTGGTGGTGTCCGCCGGCTTCATGAAGATCCTCGGACCCCAGTTCCTCGACCGCTTTCCCGGCCGGGTGGTCAACACCCACCCCGCCCTGCTGCCCGCATTCCCGGGAGCTCACGCTGTCGCAGAGTCCCTCGCCTACGGCGTCCGGGTGACCGGGTGCACAGTGCACCTGGTGGACGCGGGGATGGACACCGGGCCGATCCTGGCCCAGGAAGGTGTCGCGGTGCACGACGGCGACGACGAGGCGACCCTGCACGAGCGCATCAAGGTGGTCGAACGACGACTGTTGGCGGATGTCCTGGCCGCCATGGCGCAGCGCGGCGTGACCTGGACCGGACGAAAGGCGACCATAGGATGA
- a CDS encoding cell division protein PerM, which yields MENRPVGIHQARDLLRVAFGPSVVALVVIAAVTLLQLLIANSDMTGAFGAIASMWLGVHQVPISIGGRELGAMPLMPVLIMVWGTARTTAAATSPHSSWFVTRWVIASALGGPLLIAAIALAVIHDAASVLTELQTPSALRAFGGVLAVHLIGAAIGVASRVGRRTVATTPLPNWLPDAFRAATAGLLALAGLCGVLTAGSLVVHWSTMHELFAITDSVFGQFSLTVLSLLYLPNVVVGAAAVAVGSSAHIGLATFSSFTVLGGDIPALPILAAVPEPPLGPVWVALLIIAAASAVAVGQQVARAPAPIHVAAAKLVVASAVAAVTMALLGVAGGGRLGNFGHVGVDQTTFGPGVFLWFTVIGGLTVAMTGGIVRRPRRVRAAEPELELEPEQPDVEPGSEPVPEHQLGDAQTGQTPQTPDSSGPAEPLPPAAVFDPEEHFIADDTADDTGNDTDDTADDTAGAAGNGRAPTDDDQRRRAD from the coding sequence GTGGAGAACCGGCCGGTCGGCATCCACCAGGCCCGCGATCTGTTGCGGGTCGCGTTCGGGCCGTCCGTCGTGGCGCTCGTCGTGATCGCGGCGGTGACGCTGCTGCAACTGCTCATCGCGAACAGCGATATGACGGGCGCGTTCGGCGCCATCGCGAGCATGTGGCTGGGCGTGCACCAGGTACCGATCTCCATCGGGGGCCGTGAACTCGGCGCGATGCCGCTGATGCCCGTGCTGATCATGGTGTGGGGAACCGCCCGGACCACCGCGGCCGCGACGTCGCCGCACAGCTCGTGGTTCGTCACCCGCTGGGTGATCGCCTCCGCGCTGGGCGGGCCGCTGCTGATCGCCGCGATCGCGCTGGCCGTCATCCACGACGCCGCCTCGGTGCTGACGGAACTGCAGACCCCGTCAGCGCTGCGCGCGTTCGGCGGGGTGCTGGCCGTTCACCTGATCGGCGCCGCGATCGGGGTGGCTTCGCGGGTGGGTCGCCGCACAGTGGCGACCACACCGCTGCCCAACTGGCTGCCCGACGCGTTCCGCGCGGCGACGGCCGGTCTGCTGGCGCTGGCCGGTCTGTGCGGGGTCCTCACCGCCGGATCGCTGGTCGTGCACTGGTCGACGATGCACGAACTGTTCGCGATCACCGATTCGGTCTTCGGTCAATTCAGCCTGACGGTGCTGTCGCTGCTGTACCTGCCCAACGTCGTCGTCGGGGCGGCGGCGGTCGCGGTCGGATCGAGCGCGCACATCGGTCTGGCGACGTTCAGTTCGTTCACCGTTCTCGGTGGGGACATTCCCGCACTGCCCATCCTCGCGGCGGTTCCCGAACCCCCGCTCGGGCCGGTCTGGGTGGCGTTGCTCATCATCGCCGCCGCCTCCGCAGTCGCGGTCGGTCAGCAGGTCGCCCGCGCGCCCGCACCCATCCACGTCGCGGCGGCGAAACTCGTCGTCGCGTCGGCCGTGGCGGCCGTGACCATGGCGTTGCTCGGTGTGGCGGGCGGCGGACGCCTCGGCAACTTCGGTCACGTCGGGGTTGACCAGACGACCTTCGGCCCGGGCGTGTTCCTGTGGTTCACGGTGATCGGCGGGTTGACGGTCGCGATGACCGGCGGCATCGTCCGGCGGCCGCGCCGCGTCCGGGCGGCCGAACCCGAACTCGAACTCGAACCCGAGCAACCCGACGTGGAGCCTGGGTCCGAACCGGTGCCCGAGCACCAGCTCGGCGACGCGCAGACTGGACAGACCCCGCAGACCCCTGACTCATCCGGGCCGGCCGAACCACTGCCGCCCGCAGCCGTGTTCGATCCCGAAGAGCACTTCATCGCCGACGACACCGCCGACGACACCGGCAACGACACCGACGACACCGCGGACGACACCGCCGGCGCCGCCGGCAACGGCCGTGCCCCCACCGACGACGACCAGCGCCGCCGAGCCGACTAG
- a CDS encoding DUF5336 domain-containing protein — protein sequence MTYSPGSPGYPPANQPTTQFSAPTQHFGKLPEQPAAGEGPNKLPAYLLMVVAALGLLVYLCNFGPIFEVNASDFLGLGGTVSGSTLGIGLAVISALAAGLLAGVTLLSKGRTYVAIVAVLSVLALLLVIAELINKPSEASIGWALYALIVLSLLQAGSAVAALLFDTGVLTPPTPRPKYDQQQYGQYGSPGSYYGQAHTGQTHTGQPQTGQHQPQRPGYPSQYGGGYPGGGPSTGGFQAGQQSGPPTPPTGFPTYGQPQQQGGGTGQGQQPPSSQQSAQNPS from the coding sequence ATGACCTACTCACCCGGCAGCCCCGGATATCCACCGGCCAATCAGCCCACCACTCAGTTCTCGGCCCCGACGCAGCACTTCGGCAAGCTGCCCGAGCAGCCGGCCGCCGGGGAGGGCCCGAACAAGCTGCCCGCCTACCTGCTCATGGTGGTCGCGGCGCTCGGCCTGCTCGTCTACCTCTGCAACTTCGGGCCGATCTTCGAGGTCAACGCCTCGGACTTCCTCGGTCTGGGCGGCACGGTCAGCGGTTCGACGCTCGGTATCGGGCTCGCGGTCATCTCGGCGCTCGCCGCCGGTCTGCTGGCCGGGGTGACGTTGCTGTCCAAGGGCCGCACCTACGTCGCCATCGTGGCCGTGCTGTCGGTGCTGGCGTTGCTGCTGGTGATCGCCGAACTGATCAACAAGCCGTCGGAGGCTTCGATCGGCTGGGCGCTCTACGCACTCATCGTGCTGTCGCTGCTGCAGGCCGGGTCGGCCGTGGCCGCGCTGCTCTTCGACACCGGTGTGCTCACCCCGCCCACACCGCGGCCCAAGTACGACCAGCAGCAGTACGGCCAATACGGCAGCCCCGGCTCGTACTACGGGCAAGCCCACACCGGCCAGACCCACACCGGTCAGCCGCAGACCGGACAGCACCAGCCCCAGCGTCCCGGGTACCCGTCGCAGTACGGCGGCGGCTACCCCGGTGGCGGGCCGTCGACCGGTGGCTTCCAGGCGGGACAGCAGAGTGGTCCGCCGACCCCTCCCACCGGTTTCCCGACCTACGGTCAGCCACAGCAGCAGGGTGGCGGCACCGGACAGGGCCAGCAACCACCGTCGTCGCAGCAGTCCGCTCAGAACCCCTCGTAA
- the sucD gene encoding succinate--CoA ligase subunit alpha, giving the protein MSIFLNKDSKVIVQGITGGEGTKHTALMLKAGTQLVGGVNARKAGTTVSHVDKDGKDIELPVFGSVGEAMKETGADVSVVFVPPKFAKDAVIEAIDAEIPLLVVITEGIPVQDTAFAWAYNVEKGQKTRIIGPNCPGIITPGEALAGITPANITGSGPVGLVSKSGTLTYQMMYELRDFGFSTAIGIGGDPVIGTTHIDAIEAFEKDPDTKVIVMIGEIGGDAEERAADYIKDNVSKPVVGYVAGFTAPEGKTMGHAGAIVSGSSGTAAAKKEALEAAGVKVGKTPSETAALARDLLQNQ; this is encoded by the coding sequence ATGTCCATCTTCCTGAACAAGGACAGCAAGGTCATCGTCCAGGGCATCACCGGCGGCGAGGGCACCAAGCACACCGCGCTGATGCTCAAGGCGGGGACCCAGCTGGTCGGCGGCGTCAACGCCCGCAAGGCCGGCACGACCGTCAGCCATGTCGACAAGGATGGCAAGGACATCGAGCTGCCGGTCTTCGGCAGCGTCGGTGAGGCGATGAAGGAGACCGGCGCCGACGTGTCGGTGGTCTTCGTGCCGCCGAAGTTCGCCAAGGACGCCGTCATCGAGGCGATCGACGCCGAGATCCCGCTACTCGTCGTGATCACCGAGGGAATCCCGGTGCAGGACACCGCCTTTGCGTGGGCCTATAACGTCGAGAAAGGGCAGAAGACCCGGATCATCGGTCCGAACTGTCCGGGCATCATCACCCCGGGTGAGGCCCTGGCCGGGATCACCCCCGCCAACATCACCGGGTCCGGTCCGGTCGGCCTGGTGTCGAAGTCCGGCACCCTCACCTACCAGATGATGTACGAGCTGCGTGACTTCGGCTTCTCCACCGCGATCGGCATCGGCGGTGACCCGGTCATCGGCACGACGCACATCGACGCGATCGAGGCGTTCGAGAAGGACCCCGACACCAAGGTGATCGTGATGATCGGTGAGATCGGCGGCGACGCCGAGGAGCGCGCGGCCGACTACATCAAGGACAACGTCTCCAAGCCGGTCGTCGGCTACGTCGCGGGCTTCACCGCTCCAGAGGGCAAGACGATGGGCCACGCCGGTGCCATCGTCTCCGGCTCGTCGGGCACCGCGGCGGCCAAGAAGGAGGCTCTCGAGGCAGCCGGGGTGAAGGTCGGCAAGACCCCGTCGGAGACCGCCGCGCTCGCCCGCGATCTCCTCCAGAACCAGTAG
- the sucC gene encoding ADP-forming succinate--CoA ligase subunit beta: MDLFEYQAKELFAKHNVPTTPGRVTDTAEDAKAIAEEIGKPVMVKAQVKTGGRGKAGGVKYAATADDAFTHAQNILGLDIKGHVVKKLLVSEASDIAEEYYISFLLDRANRTYLAMCSVEGGMEIEEVAATKPDRLARIPVDATKGVDESFAREIAEKGHLPAEVLDSAAVTIAKLWDVFVNEDATLVEVNPLVRTPDDQILALDGKVTLDANADFRHPEHAEFEDRDATDPLELKAKENDLNYVKLDGQVGIIGNGAGLVMSTLDVVAYAGEKHGGVKPANFLDIGGGASAEVMANGLDVILGDSQVKSVFVNVFGGITACDAVANGIVKALEILGEEADKPLVVRLDGNRVEEGRKILADANHPLVVLAQTMDEGADKAAELAAK, encoded by the coding sequence ATGGACCTTTTCGAGTACCAGGCGAAGGAGCTGTTCGCCAAGCACAACGTCCCGACCACGCCTGGCCGGGTGACAGACACCGCCGAAGACGCCAAGGCGATCGCCGAGGAGATCGGCAAGCCCGTGATGGTCAAGGCGCAGGTGAAGACCGGCGGCCGCGGTAAGGCCGGCGGTGTGAAGTACGCGGCCACCGCCGACGACGCGTTCACCCACGCGCAGAACATCCTCGGCCTCGACATCAAGGGTCACGTCGTCAAGAAGCTTCTGGTGTCCGAGGCCAGCGACATCGCCGAGGAGTACTACATCTCGTTCCTCCTCGACCGCGCCAACCGCACCTACCTGGCCATGTGCTCGGTCGAGGGCGGTATGGAGATCGAAGAGGTCGCCGCGACCAAGCCCGACCGCCTGGCCCGCATCCCCGTCGATGCCACCAAGGGTGTCGACGAGTCCTTCGCCCGAGAGATCGCCGAGAAGGGCCACCTGCCCGCCGAGGTCCTCGACTCCGCCGCGGTGACCATCGCCAAGCTGTGGGATGTCTTCGTCAACGAGGACGCCACCCTGGTCGAGGTCAATCCGTTGGTGCGCACGCCGGACGACCAGATCCTGGCCCTCGACGGCAAGGTCACCCTCGACGCCAACGCCGACTTCCGTCACCCCGAGCACGCCGAGTTCGAGGACCGCGACGCGACTGACCCGCTGGAGCTCAAGGCCAAGGAGAACGACCTCAACTACGTCAAGCTCGACGGACAGGTCGGCATCATCGGCAACGGCGCCGGCCTGGTCATGTCGACCCTCGACGTCGTCGCCTACGCCGGTGAGAAGCACGGTGGTGTGAAGCCGGCGAACTTCCTCGACATCGGCGGCGGCGCCTCGGCCGAGGTGATGGCGAACGGTCTGGACGTCATCCTGGGCGACAGTCAGGTCAAGAGCGTGTTCGTCAACGTCTTCGGCGGCATCACCGCATGCGACGCCGTCGCCAACGGCATCGTCAAGGCGCTGGAGATCCTGGGCGAGGAAGCCGACAAGCCGCTGGTCGTACGCCTCGACGGCAACCGTGTCGAGGAGGGGCGCAAGATCCTCGCCGACGCCAACCACCCGCTGGTGGTGCTCGCTCAGACCATGGACGAAGGCGCCGACAAGGCCGCCGAGTTGGCTGCGAAGTAA
- a CDS encoding M23 family metallopeptidase: MAAHRSSRSRQGVSMNARRRQGLSKPAEHAAEVTDIIPFNEFGGLADLDYGDSTAFDRESQIIRAPELDDLHDTDDLIPLRLAIPEGFRAEGDVDAARRSRAYRDSHTDVSDGAAATDIIDLRGRGGAHRKEAEGPIKSRLVIAAMAAGATAAGAYSMTQNTAPATTDTVLASGDTTVEGASITGSVQGMQIVSVASTANAAVHTEEIQKAAAFAQERAEREARQLRPLYVMPTKGVWTSGFGYRWGVLHGGIDIAGPIGTPILAASDGVVIDVGPTAGYGAWVKLRHPDGTVTLYGHLNTWSVNIGEQVMAGDQIATMGNRGNSTGPHLHFEVMVDGSNRIDPVGWLSKRGVTTGSYVG, translated from the coding sequence TTGGCAGCGCATCGTTCGTCCCGATCCCGCCAGGGAGTCTCGATGAATGCTCGCCGGCGCCAAGGGCTTTCGAAACCCGCCGAGCACGCCGCAGAAGTCACCGACATCATCCCGTTCAACGAGTTCGGCGGTCTGGCCGACCTCGACTACGGTGACAGCACCGCCTTCGACCGGGAGTCGCAAATAATCCGGGCCCCCGAACTCGACGACCTCCACGACACCGACGACCTGATCCCGCTGCGGCTGGCGATCCCCGAGGGCTTCCGCGCCGAGGGTGACGTCGACGCTGCACGCCGGTCACGGGCCTACCGCGACAGCCACACCGACGTCAGTGACGGCGCCGCCGCCACCGACATCATCGACCTCCGTGGCCGCGGCGGCGCCCACCGCAAGGAGGCCGAAGGCCCGATCAAGAGCCGTCTGGTGATCGCCGCGATGGCTGCCGGTGCGACCGCCGCGGGCGCCTATTCGATGACGCAGAACACCGCTCCGGCCACCACCGACACGGTGCTGGCCTCGGGTGACACGACCGTCGAGGGGGCGTCCATCACCGGATCCGTCCAAGGGATGCAGATCGTCTCGGTCGCCTCGACCGCCAACGCCGCGGTGCACACCGAGGAGATCCAGAAGGCCGCCGCCTTCGCCCAGGAGCGCGCCGAACGCGAGGCGCGCCAGCTGAGGCCCCTCTACGTGATGCCCACGAAGGGCGTCTGGACGTCCGGGTTCGGTTACCGCTGGGGTGTGCTCCACGGCGGGATCGACATCGCCGGACCGATCGGCACGCCGATCCTCGCCGCCTCCGACGGTGTGGTCATCGACGTCGGCCCGACCGCCGGCTACGGCGCCTGGGTGAAGCTGCGCCACCCCGACGGCACGGTGACGCTCTACGGCCACCTGAACACCTGGTCGGTGAACATCGGCGAGCAGGTGATGGCCGGTGACCAGATCGCGACGATGGGCAATCGCGGTAACTCCACCGGGCCGCACCTGCACTTCGAGGTGATGGTCGACGGTTCCAACCGCATCGATCCGGTGGGGTGGCTGTCCAAGCGGGGCGTCACCACCGGAAGCTATGTTGGCTGA
- the pcrA gene encoding DNA helicase PcrA, protein MSVNVTEPRSRRDDRAEQLLDGLNPQQRQAVLHEGSPLLIVAGAGSGKTAVLTRRIAYLLAARDVGVGQVLAITFTNKAAAEMRERVAGLIGPRARAMWVATFHSTCVRILRNQASLLPGLNSNFSIYDADDSRRLLLMIGKDMGLDTKKYSPRLLSNGISNLKNELIGPEQAAAEAAEAADDLARIIADVYAEYQRRLRAANALDFDDLIGETVAVLQRFPQIAQYYRRRFRHILVDEYQDTNHAQYVLVRELVGHDLTDTEVPPAELCVVGDADQSIYAFRGATIRNIEDFERDYPNATTILLEQNYRSTQTILNAANAVIARNAGRREKRLWTDSGEGELIVGYVADNEHDEARFVASEIDALADNGYSYSDFAVFYRTNNSSRALEEVFVRAGIPYKVVGGVRFYERREIRDIVAYLRVLDNPGDSVSMRRILNTPRRGIGDRAQACVAVYAENIGAGFDDALQAAADGRVPMLNTRSQKCIKSFVQMLDDLRGRLGDELGELVEAVLDRTGYRAELEASNDPQDLARLDNLNELVSVAHEFSIDRANAAALAEDLDEPVDEDLSDTGVLAQFLERVSLVADADELPEHGAGVVTMMTLHTAKGLEFPVVFVTGWEDGMFPHMRALGDPAELSEERRLAYVGITRARQRLYLSRAKVRSSWGQPMLNPESRFLREVPQDLIDWRRTDPTPSFSAPGRMASGFGTSAGTSFGTPRPAPMRSGGGRKAPIVLEPGDRVIHDKYGLGRVEEVAGVGESAMSLIDFGSAGRVKLMHNHAPVQKL, encoded by the coding sequence ATGAGTGTGAACGTGACTGAACCGAGATCCCGGCGTGACGACAGAGCCGAGCAACTCCTCGACGGCCTGAACCCCCAGCAGCGCCAGGCGGTGCTGCACGAGGGGTCGCCGCTGCTGATCGTGGCGGGTGCAGGCTCGGGTAAGACCGCGGTGCTGACCCGCCGCATCGCCTACCTGCTGGCCGCCCGCGACGTCGGGGTCGGCCAGGTGCTGGCCATCACGTTCACCAACAAGGCCGCCGCCGAGATGCGTGAACGGGTGGCCGGTCTGATCGGCCCGCGCGCCAGAGCCATGTGGGTGGCGACGTTCCACTCGACGTGCGTGCGGATCCTGCGCAACCAGGCTTCGTTGCTGCCCGGCCTCAATTCGAACTTCTCGATCTACGATGCCGACGACTCTCGCCGGCTGCTGCTCATGATCGGCAAGGACATGGGCCTGGACACCAAGAAGTACTCGCCCCGCCTGCTGTCCAACGGCATCTCGAACTTGAAGAACGAGCTGATCGGTCCGGAACAGGCCGCCGCCGAAGCCGCCGAGGCGGCCGACGACCTGGCCCGGATCATCGCCGACGTCTACGCCGAGTACCAGCGCAGGCTGCGCGCCGCGAACGCCCTGGACTTCGACGACCTGATCGGCGAGACGGTCGCTGTTCTGCAACGGTTCCCGCAGATCGCGCAGTACTATCGGCGCCGGTTCCGCCACATCCTGGTCGACGAGTACCAGGACACCAACCACGCGCAGTACGTGCTGGTGCGCGAGTTGGTGGGCCACGACCTCACCGACACCGAGGTCCCGCCGGCGGAACTGTGTGTGGTTGGCGACGCCGACCAGTCGATCTACGCCTTCCGCGGCGCGACGATCCGCAACATCGAGGACTTCGAGCGCGACTACCCGAACGCGACGACCATCCTGCTGGAGCAGAACTACCGCTCGACCCAGACGATCCTCAACGCCGCGAACGCGGTGATTGCCCGCAACGCGGGCCGGCGTGAGAAGCGGCTGTGGACCGACTCCGGCGAAGGGGAGCTGATCGTCGGCTACGTCGCCGACAACGAACACGACGAGGCCCGCTTCGTCGCCAGCGAGATCGACGCGCTGGCCGACAACGGCTACAGCTATTCAGATTTCGCCGTCTTCTACCGCACCAACAACAGTTCACGCGCGCTGGAGGAGGTGTTCGTCCGCGCCGGCATCCCGTACAAGGTGGTCGGCGGCGTCCGGTTCTACGAACGCCGTGAGATCCGCGACATCGTCGCCTACCTGCGGGTGCTCGACAACCCCGGTGATTCGGTGAGCATGCGCCGCATCCTCAACACCCCCCGCCGCGGCATCGGCGACCGCGCGCAGGCCTGCGTCGCGGTGTACGCCGAGAACATCGGCGCCGGCTTCGACGACGCCCTGCAAGCCGCCGCCGATGGCAGGGTGCCGATGCTCAACACCCGCTCGCAGAAGTGCATCAAGAGCTTCGTGCAGATGCTCGACGACCTGCGCGGACGCCTCGGCGACGAGCTCGGTGAGCTGGTCGAGGCCGTGCTGGACCGCACCGGATACCGGGCGGAGCTGGAGGCGTCCAACGATCCGCAGGACCTCGCGCGGCTGGACAACCTCAACGAGTTGGTCAGCGTCGCACACGAATTCAGCATTGACCGGGCGAACGCCGCGGCGCTGGCCGAGGACCTCGACGAACCGGTCGACGAGGACCTATCCGACACCGGGGTGCTCGCGCAGTTCCTCGAGCGGGTGTCGCTGGTCGCCGACGCCGACGAATTACCCGAGCACGGCGCCGGGGTGGTGACGATGATGACACTGCACACCGCCAAGGGGCTGGAGTTCCCCGTGGTCTTCGTCACCGGCTGGGAGGACGGCATGTTTCCGCACATGCGTGCCCTCGGCGACCCCGCCGAACTGTCCGAGGAACGCCGGCTGGCCTACGTCGGCATCACCCGCGCCCGCCAGCGCCTCTACCTCAGCCGCGCGAAGGTGCGCTCGTCGTGGGGGCAACCCATGCTCAATCCCGAGTCGCGGTTTCTGCGGGAGGTTCCGCAGGACCTCATCGACTGGCGGCGCACCGATCCCACCCCGTCGTTCAGCGCACCGGGCCGCATGGCCTCGGGCTTCGGTACGAGCGCCGGTACGAGCTTCGGCACACCGCGCCCGGCGCCGATGCGCTCCGGTGGCGGCAGGAAGGCGCCGATCGTGCTCGAACCCGGTGACCGCGTCATCCACGACAAGTACGGGCTGGGCCGCGTCGAAGAGGTGGCCGGCGTCGGTGAATCGGCGATGTCACTGATCGACTTCGGCAGCGCCGGACGGGTCAAGCTGATGCACAATCACGCGCCGGTGCAGAAGCTCTAA
- a CDS encoding chorismate mutase has translation MRPEPPHEESEMSIETDQSLDVDALRQEIDELDAAILAAVQRRTAVSKLIGKARMASGGTRLVHSREMKVIERYSVLGPEGKDLAMLLLRLGRGRLGH, from the coding sequence ATGAGACCAGAACCCCCACACGAGGAGTCAGAGATGAGCATCGAAACAGATCAGTCGCTCGACGTCGACGCCCTGCGTCAGGAGATCGACGAACTCGACGCCGCCATCCTCGCCGCGGTGCAACGGCGCACCGCGGTCTCCAAACTCATCGGCAAGGCCCGCATGGCCTCCGGCGGCACCCGCCTGGTGCACAGCCGAGAGATGAAGGTGATCGAGCGCTACAGCGTGCTCGGCCCGGAGGGCAAGGACCTGGCAATGCTGCTGCTGCGCCTGGGCCGCGGCCGCCTCGGCCACTGA
- a CDS encoding acyltransferase family protein → MTAVTAAPVRVAARRRWVAPVAGRTRRGTAGRREIRALDGIRAVAVALVLADHGGVPGVPGGFLGVDVFFVLSGFLITSLLLDELGRTGRVDLRGFWVRRARRLLPALLALVLAVVAARVFFPPEAVTSLREDAVAAFFWVANWAFVAQQTDYFSQGSPPSPLQHTWSLGVEEQFYLVWPILLVAVVGALALRRSAPTLRAVRWGVFGLAAVGAAGSAAAAMLLTSEATANRVYFGTDTRVQALLIGAAAAALLVQDWSTVTMGTPIRARWRRWAARLLSVLGLAGLAVLAHSATGVPDEYRMGLFTVTAAAAVLVVATVVLDQRGPVARLLACRPLVWLGAISYGVYLWHWPIFLFLNGERTGWTGWPLLAARCAATLAVAGLSYWLLERPIRQWRPTTVPQLPLALATAATAAVVTISVVPVGGGHAGDDVPPGGLLDINSAAAVLPERPVAVGAAGVQRPPGTRSVAVFGDSVAWTLMRYLPQTPGLHFTNYTTIGCGIARGGPYRTTGQTLTQKPECDTWPSRWAQRIDHDRPDVVLLMIGRWELVDRINEGRWSHVGDDAYDGYLRGELDRALDILGSTGARVVVTTAPYNRRAEQADGSLYPEDDPDRADAWNELLREAAAKRPEVTVLDLNEKLSPRGYYTDRVAGIEMRDDGVHPTREAVEWLTPWLTEALSSTG, encoded by the coding sequence GTGACTGCCGTGACTGCGGCGCCGGTCCGTGTTGCCGCACGCCGCCGTTGGGTGGCGCCGGTCGCGGGCAGGACGCGCCGCGGGACCGCTGGGCGCCGCGAGATCCGCGCGCTCGACGGCATCCGCGCCGTTGCGGTGGCTCTGGTGCTGGCCGACCATGGCGGTGTGCCCGGTGTCCCGGGCGGGTTCCTCGGCGTGGACGTCTTCTTCGTCCTCAGCGGATTCCTGATCACCTCGCTGCTGCTCGACGAACTCGGCCGCACCGGCCGGGTCGACCTGCGTGGGTTCTGGGTCCGGCGAGCCCGCCGCCTGCTGCCGGCCCTGCTCGCGCTGGTGCTGGCGGTGGTCGCCGCGCGGGTGTTCTTCCCGCCCGAGGCGGTCACGTCCCTGCGCGAGGATGCCGTCGCCGCGTTCTTCTGGGTGGCCAATTGGGCGTTCGTCGCCCAGCAGACCGACTACTTCTCCCAGGGCAGCCCGCCCTCACCGCTGCAGCACACGTGGTCCCTCGGAGTCGAGGAGCAGTTCTACCTGGTGTGGCCGATACTGCTGGTCGCCGTCGTCGGCGCGCTGGCGTTGCGGCGGTCGGCGCCCACCCTGCGGGCCGTGCGCTGGGGCGTGTTCGGGCTGGCGGCGGTCGGTGCGGCGGGGTCCGCGGCGGCTGCCATGCTGCTGACCTCGGAAGCGACGGCCAACCGGGTGTATTTCGGCACCGACACCCGGGTGCAGGCACTGCTCATCGGTGCGGCCGCGGCGGCGCTGCTGGTGCAGGACTGGTCGACGGTCACGATGGGCACGCCGATCCGCGCGCGCTGGCGGCGCTGGGCGGCGCGTCTGCTGTCGGTGCTCGGCCTGGCCGGGCTGGCGGTGCTCGCGCACTCCGCGACGGGAGTGCCGGACGAGTACCGGATGGGCCTGTTCACCGTGACCGCGGCCGCCGCCGTCCTAGTCGTCGCCACCGTGGTGCTCGACCAGCGCGGTCCGGTCGCACGACTGCTGGCGTGCCGGCCGCTGGTATGGCTGGGCGCGATCTCCTACGGCGTGTACCTGTGGCACTGGCCCATCTTTCTGTTCCTCAACGGCGAACGCACCGGATGGACGGGCTGGCCGCTGCTGGCTGCCCGCTGCGCGGCGACGCTGGCCGTGGCGGGGCTGAGCTACTGGTTGCTGGAACGGCCGATCCGCCAGTGGCGGCCCACCACGGTACCGCAGCTTCCGCTGGCGCTGGCCACCGCGGCGACGGCCGCCGTGGTGACGATCTCCGTCGTCCCGGTGGGCGGCGGACACGCCGGTGACGATGTGCCCCCCGGTGGACTGCTCGACATCAACTCCGCCGCGGCGGTGCTACCGGAGCGGCCGGTCGCCGTCGGCGCCGCGGGTGTGCAGCGGCCGCCGGGCACCCGCAGTGTCGCCGTGTTCGGGGATTCGGTGGCGTGGACGCTGATGCGGTACCTGCCACAGACGCCGGGTCTGCACTTCACGAACTACACGACCATCGGCTGCGGCATCGCCCGCGGCGGCCCTTACAGGACCACTGGGCAGACGCTCACCCAGAAACCGGAGTGCGACACCTGGCCCAGCCGGTGGGCGCAGCGCATCGACCACGACCGCCCCGACGTGGTGCTGCTGATGATCGGCCGGTGGGAGCTGGTCGACCGGATCAACGAGGGCAGGTGGAGCCACGTCGGCGACGATGCGTACGACGGTTACCTGCGCGGGGAACTCGACCGGGCGCTCGACATCCTCGGCTCGACGGGTGCGCGCGTCGTCGTCACCACCGCGCCGTACAACCGGCGGGCCGAACAGGCCGACGGCAGCCTCTACCCGGAGGACGACCCCGACCGCGCCGACGCCTGGAACGAGTTGCTGCGGGAGGCTGCCGCGAAGCGGCCCGAGGTCACGGTGCTCGACCTCAACGAGAAGCTCTCACCGCGCGGCTACTACACCGACCGGGTGGCGGGGATCGAGATGCGCGACGACGGCGTACATCCCACTAGGGAGGCCGTCGAATGGCTGACGCCGTGGCTGACCGAGGCGCTCTCCTCCACGGGGTGA